The sequence below is a genomic window from Desulfovibrio sp. Huiquan2017.
GCGGGCGTCCGCATTGGCGATGGTCATCAACAGCCCTTTGCCTTTGATGGCTTCATAGGCCGTGGATTCGACCTCGCCGCAGATCTTTTCCAGGGTGGTGGTGAACTGTTCCAATTGGTCCATGGGCAGGAAGTCCCAGCAGCTCCGCGGGGCCGGGTCCACGGCCATATCCTTGCAACGCCGCCAGGAATCCAGCAGGGCCGGGTTCACGTTCTTGGCCTTCAGGCGTTTGCCTTCGACGAACAGTTTCCAGTTTGAGTAATTTACTTGGGCATTCCGCTGCTTGTGCGTACAGGACACGGGCAGCGCTACCGCCGCGTCCGACGCGTGCGGATCCTGACGTATTTCAAATCCGTTCCCATCTCTGAGGAGCAAGTGCATGCCTTACCTCCAGACTGACACATACTATCGCATGACCGCATGGTTTTTGTCCTCCAAGGGTAGAGAACTGTCAAGTGTTCCATTTTTGAACAACGTCAGGCGGCTGAATTGTCGAATAAGTATTTGATATCAGCAAGATGTGGCGGATTGGGCAAATTGGGGAAGAATGGCCTCCAGTTGTTCGTCCACCGAACACTTGGCCGATACATAGAGTATAATATGTGGTCATTATGTTGAAATAATTGAACTATACCGCTTGGCACCGCCGTTGCAGTCCCCTGTTCAAACGTACGCAAAAAAAACCAGGAGGACTTGGTTATGGCTCATGATGTGATTATGCCCAAGTGGGGCCTGACCATGAAGGAAGGTAAGGTCGCACGCTGGCTCAAGGGCGAAGGAGACCCGGTCGAAGCCGGAGAACCCTTGTTCGAAGTCGAGACCGACAAGATCACCAACTCGGTCGAGGCGCCCGCCAGCGGCGTCCTGGCCAAAATCATCGTCCCCGAGGGGGACATGGCTCCGATTAAAGCCGTTTTGGCCATCATCGCCGCACCGGGCGAGGCCGTCGACGCGTCGGCGCCCGCAGGCGCGGCTCAACCCTCGGCCGAAGCGGCTCCTGCCGCTGCCGCCGAAACGCCCGCCGCCGCTCCCGCCGGGGACGGCAAGTTCGTCCCGGCCATGCCCGCCGCGCGCAAGCTGGCCAAGGAACTGGGCGTGGATCTGTCCACGGTGACCGGCACCGGCAAGGACGGCAAGATCACCGCCAAGGACGTCCAGGCTACCGCCGACTCCGCTTTTGCCGGGATCAACGCCAGCCCCAAGGCCATCGAGTTCGCCCGCAAGCAGGGCGTGGACCTCAGCCAGGTCACGGGATCGGGCGAGGATGGCCGGATCACCAAGGCGGACATCCTGCGGGCCATGAACCCGTCGGCCGCCCAGCCCGCGTCCGCGCCGCAGGCCCCCAAGGATACCGTCGTGCCCATGGACGGCGTGCGTAAGCTCATCGCGGAGAACATGCAGGCCAGCCTGCAGAATGCGGCCCAACTGACCGTGTTCGTGGAAGTCGACGCCACCGAGATGGTCAACCTGCGTGCCCGGCTGCTTGAGCGCAATAAGCGCGATGCCGAGTATCGCCTGTCGTACAACGACATCATCTCCTACGCCGTATGCCGCGCCCTGAAGCGCCATCCGGTCATCAACTCCACCCTGCAGGCGGACGGCATCCATCTGCATCCCCACGTCAACCTCGGTATTGCCGTGTCCATCGACAACGGGCTCATCGTGCCCAACGTCAAGGAAGCCGACACCTACGGCCTCGAAGATCTCAAGGCCAAGGTCCGCGACGTGGCCGGTCGGGCGCGCAAGGGCGGCCTGAACATGGACGAGATCTCCGGCGGCACCTTTACCATCAGCAATGTGAGCATGCTCGGCGTGGACGGTTTCACGCCCATCCTCAATCCGCCCGAGACCGGCATCCTGGGCGTCGGACGCATCATCGAAAAGCCCGCCGTGCACAATGGCGAGATCGCCGTGCGGCAGATGATGACCCTGTCCCTGACCTTCAACCACATGACTACGGATGGGGCTCCGGCCATGGCCTTCCTGCGCGAGCTGGGAGACATGCTGGAAACCCCGGGCCTGATGATCGTCTAGGGGGCACCCATGGCATTGAAACGGTTTGCTATCGAACTCGGCTACGCCGCCGACCTGCACGGCGAGGACATGACCAAGGCTGCCGTCCGGGCGGTGCGCGACGCCGTGTCCCGCATATGCCTGTGCGGCATCATGGAGATCTGCGGCCGTGATCAATTCCAGGGTGTGCACGTCCATGCGGACGTGGCCGTTCCGAATCCCGACGGCGTGGACCGCGACGCGGTGCTCGCCTGCATCCCCATCGGCGAAAAGACCCTGAC
It includes:
- a CDS encoding dihydrolipoamide acetyltransferase family protein translates to MAHDVIMPKWGLTMKEGKVARWLKGEGDPVEAGEPLFEVETDKITNSVEAPASGVLAKIIVPEGDMAPIKAVLAIIAAPGEAVDASAPAGAAQPSAEAAPAAAAETPAAAPAGDGKFVPAMPAARKLAKELGVDLSTVTGTGKDGKITAKDVQATADSAFAGINASPKAIEFARKQGVDLSQVTGSGEDGRITKADILRAMNPSAAQPASAPQAPKDTVVPMDGVRKLIAENMQASLQNAAQLTVFVEVDATEMVNLRARLLERNKRDAEYRLSYNDIISYAVCRALKRHPVINSTLQADGIHLHPHVNLGIAVSIDNGLIVPNVKEADTYGLEDLKAKVRDVAGRARKGGLNMDEISGGTFTISNVSMLGVDGFTPILNPPETGILGVGRIIEKPAVHNGEIAVRQMMTLSLTFNHMTTDGAPAMAFLRELGDMLETPGLMIV
- a CDS encoding Lin0512 family protein; this translates as MALKRFAIELGYAADLHGEDMTKAAVRAVRDAVSRICLCGIMEICGRDQFQGVHVHADVAVPNPDGVDRDAVLACIPIGEKTLTVTSGGMSVPGIEVPCFAPGVSNIVAACAALTVSIEMDPAAGADGSNNQACGCAAKAK